From the Daucus carota subsp. sativus chromosome 8, DH1 v3.0, whole genome shotgun sequence genome, one window contains:
- the LOC108200123 gene encoding small ribosomal subunit protein cS23z → MLSMSVQSGIKGSFTRPSFPSCNVKHQALALPHFSQSFGVKSKPFRRIRSLCVSATAEAEAVVSETPEDGSDQEPEKLKVGVKEGEKPTLVLKFIWMEKNIGLALDQKIPGHGTIPLSPYYFWPRKDAWEELKTTLESKPWISQKKMIILLNQATDIINLWQQSGGNLSGQQ, encoded by the exons ATGTTGTCTATGTCAGTTCAAAGTGGCATCAAGGGCTCTTTTACTCGCCCTTCTTTCCCTTCATGCAATGTGAAGCACCAGGCCTTGGCATTGCCACATTTTTCTCAGAGCTTTGGCGTTAAGAGCAAGCCGTTTAGGAGAATCAGGAGCTTGTGTGTTTCGGCTACTGCGGAAGCTGAAGCTGTTGTGTCGGAAACACCTGAAGATGGTTCGGACCAAGAACCTGAG AAGCTGAAAGTGGGAGTGAAGGAAGGGGAGAAACCGACACTGGTGTTGAAGTTCATATGGATGGAGAAGAACATCGGTCTGGCTCTCGACCAGAAGATACCAGGCCATGGCACCATTCCTCTGAGTCCTTACTACTTCTGGCCGAGGAAAGATGCGTGGGAAGAGCTTAAGACGACACTGGAAAGCAAACCATGGATATCGCAAAAGAAGATGATCATTCTTCTGAATCAGGCTACTGATATCATCAACTTATGGCAACAAAGTGGAGGCAATTTGTCTGGACAGCAGTGA
- the LOC108200121 gene encoding uncharacterized protein LOC108200121: MSATNTLTCTPFPKTPKPSSHKPHLSPLIKHTTHFAPLSYSSSSVAFSSAPKLMHLEKDKHNCCKATRRKSISGDEGGLDDEDGSVRRVLQFVLWAAEGVYIAWLFLLPYAPGDPVWAISSDTIDSLVGLSLNFFFVLPLMNSVGIRLIDAPVLHPMSEGLFNFVIGWTLMFAPLLFTDRRRDRYKGSLDILWGFQMFLTNTFLIPYMAIRLNEADGQYTPRKTSQLGTVMTNGAAVVGLVGGAVCLISVFWALFGREDGNFGTLTERWDFLLSYLGSERLAYAFIWDICLYTVFQPWLIHDNLQNIEKSKITVVSFLKFVPVIGLVAYLLSLNLDEES; this comes from the exons ATGTCGGCCACCAACACACTAACATGCACCCCATTTCCAAAAACTCCCAAGCCATCCTCTCACAAGCCTCACTTATCACCTCTTATCAAACACACCACTCATTTTGCTCCACTCAGCtactcatcatcatcagtaGCATTTTCTTCAGCTCCCAAGCTGATGCACTTGGAGAAAGATAAGCACAATTGCTGTAAGGCTACTAGACGTAAATCGATATCGGGGGATGAAGGTGGTTTGGATGATGAGGATGGGAGTGTGAGGAGAGTGTTGCAGTTTGTGTTGTGGGCTGCTGAAGGTGTTTATATTGCTTGGCTGTTTTTGCTTCCTTATGCTCCT GGAGATCCTGTATGGGCAATCAGTTCAGATACGATTGATTCTCTCGTAGGACTATCTCTGAACTTTTTCTTTGTACTTCCGCTTATGAATTCAG TTGGAATCCGTCTGATTGATGCTCCGGTGCTTCACCCG ATGTCCGAaggtttatttaattttgtcatTGGATGGACACTGATGTTTGCACCTCTGTTATTCACTGATCGTAGACGAGACAGATATAAAGGCTCGTTAGATATATTATGGGGTTTCCAGATGTTCCTTACAAACA CATTCTTGATACCCTACATGGCTATACGTCTAAATGAGGCTGATGGCCAGTACACTCCTAGAAAGACCTCTCAGTTAGGTACTGTCATGACTAATGGTGCAGCAGTTGTTGGACTGGTTGGTGGAGCTGTGTGTTTAATATCCGTATTCTGGGCTCTCTTTGGTCGAGAAGATGGTAATTTTGGTACTCTGACAGAAAGATGGGACTTCTTGTTAAGTTATCTAGGATCAGAAAGACTTGCTTATGCCTTCATATGGGATATCTGTCTCTACACAGTTTTCCAGCCTTGGCTTATACACGACAACCTACAGAACATAGAAAAAAGCAAGATAACTGTTGTGAGTTTCCTGAAATTTGTACCAGTGATTGGTCTTGTAGCTTACCTCCTCAGTTTGAATCTTGATGAAGAGTCCTAA
- the LOC108199246 gene encoding uncharacterized protein LOC108199246 — MGKKIDALLGRTFNRTLKTYKFKPVVSLAISRLSVLKNQRQARMSVARSDVVELLNLGHHDRALNRVEQVIKEQNMVDVFVIVEGYCHLFVERLDLVEKEKGCPEELEEAVSSLIYASTRCGEFPELQEMRAMFTSRFGKEFVARGAELRNNCKVNTKMVVKLSTRQPNLESRMKVLKAIASENGITVQIEEESSITIENFEAGSNLKENSSNSLEEKVESFSDSMKGRKKYKDVADAAQAAFESAAYAAAAARAAVELSRSGSYDPDDQNSPSTRSKKASNKPEPRFPSGRGLDREESEISNTYQSVCQDEEIQISNNDEGSKKSSSGSSPYDSDHIPEGTEFSTNTEVQTKAFHREIVFDGSDDEDGTEKHTISLTRIHDSEPNTVNDINTSDGSDSEPTILHEQYPAPSQASPEWNPVPANPKFNYAEKPEAKRSLQLNLDNRPISMRTRRVYRQ, encoded by the exons ATGGGGAAAAAGATTGATGCTCTGCTCGGCAGGACGTTCAATCGCACGCTTAAGACTTACAAGTTCAAGCCTGTCGTGAGCCTGGCCATCTCTAGGCTCTCTGTGCTCAAGAATCAGCGGCAGGCTCGCATGTCTGTGGCTCGATCTGATGTTGTTGAGCTACTCAATCTCGGCCATCATGACCGCGCTCTCAATCGG GTTGAGCAGGTGATCAAGGAGCAGAATATGGTGGATGTGTTTGTTATAGTAGAAGGTTACTGCCATTTGTTTGTAGAGAGGCTCGATCttgtagaaaaagaaaa AGGATGTCCAGAAGAGTTGGAGGAGGCGGTATCGAGCTTGATATATGCTTCTACAAGATGCGGAGAGTTTCCAGAGCTTCAAGAGATGCGCGCAATGTTCACATCACGTTTTGGGAAGGAATTTGTGGCTCGTGGTGCTGAATTACGCAACAATTGTAAAGTCAATACTAAG ATGGTAGTGAAGCTGTCAACTCGACAGCCAAACCTGGAGAGTAGGATGAAGGTCCTCAAAGCAATTGCTTCGGAGAATGGCATTACTGTACAAATCGAAGAGGAATCCTCCATTACAATAGAG AATTTTGAAGCCGGATCAAACCTAAAAGAGAATTCCTCAAATTCACTTGAAGAAAAAGTTGAAAGTTTCTCTGATTCTATGAAAGGAAGAAAAAAGTACAAGGACGTAGCTGATGCAGCACAAGCAGCATTTGAATCGGCAGCTTATGCAGCAGCAGCTGCAAGAGCAGCTGTGGAACTCTCTCGCTCTGGGTCATACGATCCAGATGATCAAAATAGTCCAAGTACAAGGTCGAAAAAGGCATCCAATAAACCTGAGCCTAGATTTCCAAGTGGTCGAGGTTTAGACAGAGAGGAATCTGAGATCTCCAACACTTATCAATCTGTGTGCCAGGATGAAGAAATACAAATCTCAAATAATGATGAAGGGTCCAAAAAATCATCATCTGGTTCAAGTCCATATGATTCTGATCATATTCCTGAAGGAACTGAATTTTCCACCAACACAGAGGTCCAGACGAAAGCATTTCACAGAGAAATAGTCTTCGATGGAAGTGATGATGAGGATGGCACTGAAAAACATACTATTTCCTTAACAAGAATCCATGACTCGGAACCTAATACTGTTAACGACATAAATACCTCAGATGGAAGTGATTCAGAGCCTACCATACTTCACGAGCAATACCCTGCACCATCTCAAGCATCTCCAGAGTGGAATCCTGTCCCTGCAAACCCGAAATTCAACTATGCTGAAAAACCTGAAGCAAAACGCTCTTTGCAGCTGAACTTGGATAATAGGCCAATTTCGATGAGGACCAGGCGGGTTTATAGGCAATGA